A genomic stretch from Aedes albopictus strain Foshan chromosome 2, AalbF5, whole genome shotgun sequence includes:
- the LOC109414293 gene encoding phospholipase A-2-activating protein: MVQIEDFKLSSELVGHKLDVRSVAEGKGFIVSGSRDKTAKVWTLLDDGRYSETDTLTHHTNYIGAVLVVEENDWICTASNDGTICVYKYPAAAKLAPLVVLKGHTSTVCALAKGNAGNVLISGSWDKSAKIWTDVGSSLTSLTLVGHEAAVWAVGRLSSGKYVTGSADKSIFVWNEKGEKLVVLKGHKDCVRGLCPLPGGGFLSCSNDATIRHWSDTYDCVKEFHGHTNYIYSICRSDFWGEDIFFTGGEDSSIRMWSLKEGALGEVLQLPAQSVWSVAALRNGDIVAGSSDAMVRVFTSSKDREAPSDVQDAFKLSVEVRVQESSKQLGGMNVNDLPGPESLLSEGREGQTRIVRHADGKILCYQWGNNKWECVGDVMGATGGDTGKRLYEGREYDYVFSVNLSDDDPNLKLPYNRGEDPWFVAQRFIHKHSLPQAYLDQVANFIIKNSDNTPVQASSTSSSSYDPFTGAARYVPGSGTSYQPNVANTDPFTGGSSYTTQTPNVGGVVAGNGTGAGNADPFTGSSSYSTGSTEVKKTNTHFPNRHFVTMETADLSKVLVKLKEFNGKIEDKSLQMSDDTLDDIVRYVGEVSQVSEQNSVCLTALKYLYNWPTENLFPVLDITRLVVRDPKACQELFEGDFMKTLLQHINHLPANQMMGTRCFVNMISHPAGRTIVTEHIRPIVEKLSPIRKGSPNLQIALASFYLNLTMTQLDKPSLDFCKVFSDAVSEFLDWATDYEAIYRGYQALGNLMSTPQGSLVVNHLRNNSALIDKILVSISHEVSGFAKLNECASYLYEMLA, translated from the exons ATGGTTCAGATTGAGGATTTCAAGCTGTCCAGCGAGTTGGTCGGACACAAGCTGGATGTGCGCTCGGTGGCCGAGGGGAAAGGCTTCATCGTGTCTGGCTCGCGCGATAAGACGGCCAAGGTGTGGACGTTGTTGGACGACGGTCGGTACAGCGAAACGGATACGCTGACTCACCATACGAATTACATCGGGGCCGTTTTGGTGGTCGAGGAGAACGACTGGATTTGCACGGCGAGCAACGACGGGACGATCTGTGTGTACAAGTATCCGGCGGCAGCGAAGCTAGCACCGTTGGTAGTACTCAAAGGGCACACTTCGACGGTTTGTGCGTTGGCCAAAGGAAATGCGGGCAATGTGTTGATTTCCGGAAGTTGGGACAAGAGCGCTAAGATCTGGACGGATGTTGGCTCGTCGCTTACTAGCTTGACTTTGGTAGGGCACGAAGCTGCCGTGTGGGCCGTGGGAAGATTGTCATCGGGAAAGTACGTTACGGGATCGGCTGACAAATCAATTTTTGTTTGGAACGAGAAAGGCGAGAAGCTGGTGGTGTTGAAGGGTCACAAGGATTGCGTCCGAGGCTTGTGTCCGTTGCCTGGTGGTGGCTTCTTGAGCTGTTCAAACGATGCGACTATTCGGCACTGGAGTGATACGTACGACTGCGTCAAAGAATTCCATGGCCACACCAACTACATCTACAGCATATGCCGGAGCGATTTCTGGGGAGAGGACATTTTCTTCACTGGCGGAGAGGACAGCTCGATTCGAATGTGGAGTTTGAAGGAAGGAGCTTTGGGGGAAGTACTGCAGTTGCCCGCCCAATCGGTGTGGTCCGTGGCGGCACTTCGGAATGGTGACATTGTGGCCGGGTCAAGTGACGCGATGGTACGCGTCTTCACATCCAGCAAAGATCGGGAAGCCCCTTCAGATGTTCAAGATGCGTTCAAATTGAGCGTTGAAGTGAGAGTTCAGGAGTCTTCCAAACAGCTCGGCGGTATGAACGTGAATGACCTGCCCGGGCCGGAATCGTTGCTGTCGGAGGGTCGTGAGGGCCAAACCCGGATTGTCCGTCATGCTGATGGAAAAATCTTGTGCTATCAGTGGGGCAATAACAAATGGGAATGCGTTGGGGATGTTATGGGGGCCACCGGTGGCGACACCGGAAAAAGGCTCTACGAAGGACGTGAATATGATTATGTATTCTCGGTGAATCTCTCGGACGACGACCCAAACCTGAAGCTACCCTATAACCGGGGAGAAGACCCCTGGTTTGTCGCCCAACGGTTCATCCACAAGCACAGTCTCCCCCAGGCCTATCTAGACCAAGTGGCCAACTTCATCATCAAAAACTCCGACAATACTCCTGTCCAGGCTTCCTCAACTTCTTCAAGCTCCTACGATCCATTCACCGGAGCGGCTCGCTACGTCCCAGGGTCGGGAACCAGCTACCAACCCAACGTGGCCAATACGGATCCATTTACCGGTGGTTCTAGCTACACCACGCAGACTCCGAATGTCGGCGGCGTGGTAGCCGGCAACGGAACAGGTGCCGGTAATGCAGATCCATTCACGGGTAGCTCGAGCTACTCGACCGGATCCACCGAGGTAAAGAAGACGAACACACATTTTCCCAACCGGCATTTCGTGACAATGGAAACGGCCGACCTTTCGAAGGTCCTGGTGAAGTTGAA AGAGTTCAACGGAAAAATCGAAGACAAAAGCCTGCAGATGTCGGACGACACTCTGGATGACATTGTTCGTTACGTCGGAGAAGTGAGCCAGGTATCGGAGCAAAACTCGGTTTGCCTGACTGCCCTCAAGTATCTCTACAACTGGCCAACGGAAAACCTCTTCCCGGTTCTGGACATCACTCGACTGGTGGTGCGCGATCCCAAGGCATGCCAGGAACTGTTCGAGGGTGACTTCATGAAGACCCTGCTGCAGCACATCAACCATCTGCCGGCAAACCAAATGATGGGAACACGCTGCTTCGTCAATATGATCTCGCATCCGGCTGGGCGGACCATCGTCACGGAACACATTCGGCCGATCGTCGAAAAGCTGTCACCGATCAGGAAGGGCAGCCCCAACCTGCAGATCGCCCTGGCCAGTTTCTATCTGAACTTGACGATGACCCAGCTCGATAAGCCGTCGCTGGATTTCTGCAAGGTGTTCTCGGATGCGGTGAGCGAGTTCCTGGACTGGGCCACCGATTACGAGGCCATCTACCGGGGCTACCAGGCGTTGGGTAATCTGATGTCCACGCCGCAGGGTTCGCTGGTGGTTAATCATTTACGAAACAATAGCGCACTGATCGATAAGATTCTGGTTAGCATTAGCCACGAGGTGAGCGGATTCGCCAAACTGAACGAGTGCGCCAGCTACCTGTACGAAATGCTGGCTTAA